Genomic window (Armatimonas rosea):
TTCGGGTGGCTCTTGTGCCACTGCTGGCTATCTTGCCCATTGTTGCTGCACAGGCTCAGGAAGCTGCTCTCGAAGCCAATCCACAGTCCTCCGGCGCAGGGCCGATGACGCTCTCTGCCGCCATCACAACGGCACTCAATCGCCAGCCCCAGCTTGTTGCTGCTGCAGCAAGCAAAGAATCTGCCGCCCAGCGCCTCAAGCAGACCAAGGCAAGCTACCTACCCACTGTCACGCCGTCGTATAACTTTCAGAACCAGTACACCTTTGGAAAGGTGCAGGTGTTCCAGGGGAACGGGGTCGTGACCGAGCTGCCTTCTGGCAAGACTGTCACCACGCGCCAGGAGCAGATCTCGCTGAGCTACCGTGTCTTTGACTCTGGGCGGCGCGATCTCAACGCAAAACAGGCAAAGCAGAGCCTCACTGCCTCCGAGCTTGGGGAGCAGAATACCCGCCAGAGCGTCATTGGCAATGTCGCCGATGCCTACTTTAATGCCCTGCGGACCGATGCGCTTGTCCGGGTCTCCCAGGCACAGGTGGATCGTGCCAAGACCACCCTGGATCAGATCAGGTTTCAGGCGAGCGATGCCGTTGGGACAACCCCGAAAAAGGATGTCTTTCAGGCCGAGGCGGACTACCTCAACGCCACCGTGAACCTACTTCAGGCGCAGAACAATGCGGAGATTGCTCACACCCAGCTCCGCAATGCGATGGGGATCAGCGGGACCGGGAAGCTCGCCTTGGCAGAGGTGCCGCCCCCGACACTGGCCACCCCGATGACCGCGACCGTGCCTGGGGTAACTCTAGACACGCCGAGCCCACAGGCAATCCCCAAGCTGATCACCGAGGCTCAGGCAAATCGTCCTGATATTCAACAGAGTGAGGTCAATGCAGCAGCCGGGGAGACCACGGTGAAGCTAGCGCAGCTAAACACGCGCCCCAACCTCAATGTCGATCTCTCCGCGGGCTACCAGCTCGATGCGGCCAACGATCCGACGCGCCAGATTGGAAACAACCGGGCGGTGGTTGCCAACCTGACCTACCCGCTCTACGATGGTGGGGCGTCCCGGGCCAATGTCCACGCCTCGGAGGCCAGCCAGCGCTCGACAGTTGCCCAGCTTGAGAACCAGAAGCAGACGGTTGCACTGGAGGTGGAGCAGTCCTGGCGGAACCTGGGGCAAGCGCGGGTCAGTATCGCAGCCACCGAGTCTGCGCTGGCGGCAGCACGCAAGAACTACGAGGCGGCGTCCGAGGCCCTAAAGCTGGGCGCCGGGAGCACGGTTGAGGTTATCACGGCCCAGACCGCGCTCGTGCAGGCTGAGATCAACAATGTCCAGGCACTCTATAACTTCTATACTGCCGATGCGCGCCTGACCCGCTCCCTCGGGCAGGCCGATCGTATCGGTCGTGCTGCGACAAAGTAGCCTCGTGGAAAGAAAAAATGCAGCCTTGACTGGGCTCTGGGATCGGCTCTTTGGGATCGATCTACGGAGCCTGGCCTTGCTACGCATTGCGATGGGAGTCTTTCTGGTCTGGGACTTGCTGGACCGGGCGCGGTTCCTACGCCAGCACTACACCGACCAGGGAGTCTTTCCCACCAATGCCTGTATCGAGATGTGGAGCTCGGGCGAGATCTGGGAGCGGCTCTGGGCGTTTGCGTCTTTTCACATGATCTCGGGGGAGCTGGGCTGGCAGGTCTTTCTCTTTCTGTTTACCGCGGCGTGCGCTGTCTGCCTCGCCGTGGGCTACCGCTCCCGTCTCTTTGCCTTTCTTTGCTGGCTGCTGACGGTCTCTCTCCAGAACCGCAATCCACATGTCCTCCACGGCGGCGATCAGATGATCCGCCATACGCTCTTCTGGATGATGTTCCTGCCGCTGGGGGCGCGCTTCTCCGTGGACGGTCTCTGTGCGCTCTGTAAGGCCTACCAGCAGCCTGTGCCTGCCCGGACCCTCTCGCTCGCCTCGGCGGGGATTCTGATCCAGACCGCCCTGCTCTATTGGTTCACGTCGGCGCTCAAGTACGCCCCCGAGTGGCGTGGCGAAGGCACCGCGATCTACTATGCCTTCTCCATCGAGCACTACCAGACCGCCCTGGGACGCCTGATGCTGGGCATGCCGCTGATTGTCTTGAAGCTCATGACCTGGGCGGCGATTGGCCTGGAGATGCTCGGGGGGATTGTCGCCTTCTGCCCTGTCGCGACCGAGCGGGTTCGGATAGGGTGCGTGGCGGTGTTCTGGACCTTCCACCTGGTCCTGATCGGCGGCCTCATGGATGTTGGCCCGATCAGTGAGGCGAGCTGCATGCTCTGGATCCCGTTCCTGCCCGCCCTTTTCTGGGACAAGCTCGCGGCGCTCTGGCAGCGCCTGCCTGCCCGTGGCCTGAAGCAGCGTCTTGAGGGAGCCTACCACGCGCTTGTGGGGTGGCGCAATCGCCTGATTGTCCGCCGTGTGCAGCGCCAAGCGCCGCTCCCCGAGCTGAGGCCGACCAAGGTAACCCAGGTCTTTGCGGGCCTCGCGATTGTCTTTGCCGTGCTCTGGAACCTGCGTGGTGTCGATGCGAAGCGCTACGGCAGTCTCACCGACAACATGACCTGGGTCGCAAAGCTGGTGCGCCTGGACCAACAGTGGGGAATGTTTGCGCCCTTTCCCTTCAAGGACGACGGCTGGTTTATCCTGGCGGTGGAGCGTGAGGATGGCTCACAGGTGGACCTGCTCCAAGACGGTAAGCCTGTCAGCTGGGCAAAGCCCGCCTCGGTGCTGAAGATGTACACCAGCGAGCGCGACCGCAAGTACCTGATGAACCTCTACATGGCAAACTACTCCGCGCAGCGCCCCTACTTTGTGCACTCAAAGCTGCTGGAGTGGTTCCAGGTCCATCCCAAGCCGAGCAAGGGGGAGCAGGTCAAGCGTGTCAGCCTCTACTACATGCTCCACCGCACCCCGCCACCGGGAAGCCCTCCCGTGGAGCCGAAAAAAGTGCTGCTCTTTAGCGAAACCTATACGAAAGTGTAAAAAACATGCCCGTTGTTATCGAGACGCGAGATCTCATCAAGAACTATAAGACCGGCCTGATCGAGGTCAAGGTGCTCCTTGGCATCACGCTCCAGATCAACGAGGGGGAGTTTGTTGCTATCATGGGGCCTTCGGGTTCGGGCAAGTCCACCTACATGAATATCCTGGGGTGCTTGGACCGGCCCACGGGAGGCGAGTACCTGCTGGATGGCGAGGATGTCTCCCGCCTCTCGGACAACCGCCTGGCCGATATCCGCAACCAGAAGTTTGGCTTTGTCTTCCAGAGCTTCAACCTGCTGCCCCGCACGACAGCCCAGCGTCAGGTGGAGCTGCCGATGCTCTACGCGGGCAAGCCCAACAAAGAGAAGCGGGCAAAGTGGGCACTGGAGCGGGTCGGGCTGGGGGACCGCACCCACCACAAGCCCAACGAGCTCTCGGGCGGCCAGCAGCAGCGTGTCGCCATCGCCCGCTCGCTGGTCAACGACCCCCGCGTGATCATGGCTGACGAGCCCACGGGCGCGCTGGACACCCGCACGAGCTTTGAGATCATGGGAATCTTCCAGGAGCTCAACCGTGAGGGCAAGACGATTGTCATGGTGACTCACGAGAACGATATCGCCCAGCACGCCACGCGTATCATTCGCTTCCGTGACGGCCTGATCCACGAGGATACCCAGGTCGCCAACCCCAAAGACGCCCGCGTCGAGCTGGAGCACTTCCTGGAAGAGCAAGCCCGTAACGATGCCGCCGCGGGAATCAAGCGCTAGGTTTTTGCGCCTTTGATCGCCCTTTTGACCGCCCCGATGAACCGGGGCGTCTTGCTGTCGTCGCAGGCTCCGACACGAAGGCCTCCGGCCATACCGCGCGTTCACGCGGATCGGGATGGGCGCAGCCCTTTGTATCCGAGGCACGAGGATAGCAAGACGCCCCCGTTTATGGGGGCGATCAAAAGGGCGAGCTAGAACAACGTCCTCGGGGGCTCTTTTTTGGCCTCGACCACTTTCTTTCGGGCGGCTTCGATATCGGCGATCAGGAGCTCGCGGGCGTGGTCGTAGGCGGCGCCTTCTTGCCGCAGAATGTAGGCGGGGTGCAGGCCGGCGATGGCGTAGCGGGCGTAGCAGCTCTCGAAGAACTTTCCGCGCTCACTGGTGATCTTAAAGCCCTTGTGGATGATCGTGTTGGCCGAGGGCGCTCCCAGGCAGAGAATCACCAGCGGCTCGATCGTCCCCAGAATCGGCTCCAGCCAGCTACTCACGCAGGCGCTGGCTTCGTCGGCGGTGGGCGGGCGGTTTTGTAGGCGACCCGTCTCCCCCACGAGAGTCGGGCGGCAGCGGACGACATTGGTGATAAAGATATGCTTGCGCGTGATCCCACACGCATAGAGGCACTCGTCGAGGAGCTGCCCCGCGCGGCCCACAAACGGGCGGCCGGTCTTGTCTTCCGTCTCGCCGGGGCCCTCACCGACAATCACCAGGGGGCTGTTGGGGTTGCCCTCGCCAAAGACCACATTCGTGCGTGTCTCACAGAGTCCGCAGCCCTGGCAGCCCAGTGCCTCCTCGCGTAGGGCCGCAATCCGCGATTCTTTTTCCGTCATAGCGGCTTGATTGTACCTACTTGTATGCAAAGGCGGAAAGCAGGCCGGAGTCGAACCCACACCTCTTTAATGCCATTAAAGCGCTCTTCCATTGAGCTACTGCTCTCCACGCATGATTTTACCTGGGGTATAACAAACGATGCAGCACCTGGATAAAGTTTTGAATGGCTACCTCGACGATCCCCAGGCGACGGCGGACCAGCTCTGGTATGCGTATCAGCACTATCACTACCTGCCCGTCCAACAGTACCAAGTCATTCAAGAGAGACTGGCACGCAATCCAAGCTGTCCCTCTCGCCTCCTCGCTCAGCTCGTCCCTCAGGTGTGCCCTGCTGCCCTGCAGAATCCGGCTTGGGAGGTGTATCGAAAAGACGAGGACTTTCTGCGAAGCTTACCCAGCAACTTTATCCTGCGGCTCCTGAGTGATGAGAGTGCACCACAGCTCCTGATGGAAGCGCTGACGCTGCATCCTAGTACCCGGATTGTCAGTGCGGCGCGGCGGCACGTGAGCATCGTAGGTGAAGTGACCGAGGGCTGGGAACGTGCAGTGCGCGATGACTGGGTAACTCAGCTTCGGCGTGATAGCGCACTCGTCTGGCTCCAGCGTGCAGGAGGACTGGCTGAGGGAATCAATGCGGCCTTTCCCTACCCGATCACTCCTCTGCCACTACTACCTGAGCCGCAACGCCTCCCTATCCTTCTGGAGATTGCAAAACAGAGTGGGCCGCGGCTTGCTCCCATCCTCGCGATCTCCCAGCTTGTCCATGCCCCCACAGAGCTACGCGGCTACTACAACCACCCTCATTGGGAGCGGCGGTTTGCGGTGGCGCTGAATCCACAGGCACCGCGCGATGTCCGTGTTTTGCTTACCCACGACGGCCACCAGTGGGTACGGGCTGCCGCACGGGTGGCCGATTTTAAGAGCTTCCTCAAAGCGATGGGATAACGTCGGCGAGGGCGGCTTCGAGGGTGGGCCAACGGAAGCTGTAGCCGAGGGCGAGGGCGCGCTGGGGGATTACCCGCTGGCTGGCGACCAGGTAGTCGGCGAACTCGCCTACGAGAGCCTTGAGGGCGAAGAGCGGCACGGGGAAGCGGGCGGGTTTTCCTAGGAGCTCCCCCAGCGCATCGGCGAGCACCTGGCCGGTGACCGGGTTGGGGGCGACGGCATTGAGCGGGCCGGAGACAGTCGGGTTCTCCAGCGCGAGCGTAAACAGCCCCAGGACATCGTCGCGGTGGACCCACGGAACCCACTGGCGCCCGTTGCCCAGCGGCCCGCCGAGCCCGAGCTTCCAGGGAGAGAAGGGCACCTGCGGGGGATTGAGCATGCTCTCGATCACCCCACCGCCGCGCGCAAAGACCTGCCCGATCCGCAG
Coding sequences:
- a CDS encoding TolC family protein; its protein translation is MSLRVALVPLLAILPIVAAQAQEAALEANPQSSGAGPMTLSAAITTALNRQPQLVAAAASKESAAQRLKQTKASYLPTVTPSYNFQNQYTFGKVQVFQGNGVVTELPSGKTVTTRQEQISLSYRVFDSGRRDLNAKQAKQSLTASELGEQNTRQSVIGNVADAYFNALRTDALVRVSQAQVDRAKTTLDQIRFQASDAVGTTPKKDVFQAEADYLNATVNLLQAQNNAEIAHTQLRNAMGISGTGKLALAEVPPPTLATPMTATVPGVTLDTPSPQAIPKLITEAQANRPDIQQSEVNAAAGETTVKLAQLNTRPNLNVDLSAGYQLDAANDPTRQIGNNRAVVANLTYPLYDGGASRANVHASEASQRSTVAQLENQKQTVALEVEQSWRNLGQARVSIAATESALAAARKNYEAASEALKLGAGSTVEVITAQTALVQAEINNVQALYNFYTADARLTRSLGQADRIGRAATK
- a CDS encoding ABC transporter ATP-binding protein; this translates as MPVVIETRDLIKNYKTGLIEVKVLLGITLQINEGEFVAIMGPSGSGKSTYMNILGCLDRPTGGEYLLDGEDVSRLSDNRLADIRNQKFGFVFQSFNLLPRTTAQRQVELPMLYAGKPNKEKRAKWALERVGLGDRTHHKPNELSGGQQQRVAIARSLVNDPRVIMADEPTGALDTRTSFEIMGIFQELNREGKTIVMVTHENDIAQHATRIIRFRDGLIHEDTQVANPKDARVELEHFLEEQARNDAAAGIKR
- a CDS encoding uracil-DNA glycosylase, with product MTEKESRIAALREEALGCQGCGLCETRTNVVFGEGNPNSPLVIVGEGPGETEDKTGRPFVGRAGQLLDECLYACGITRKHIFITNVVRCRPTLVGETGRLQNRPPTADEASACVSSWLEPILGTIEPLVILCLGAPSANTIIHKGFKITSERGKFFESCYARYAIAGLHPAYILRQEGAAYDHARELLIADIEAARKKVVEAKKEPPRTLF
- a CDS encoding TIGR01777 family oxidoreductase, giving the protein MKIVIAGASGFIGQALSAHLTSSGHTVQSLSRTAKPGQLHWDDTLGWRTAVAQADAVINLCGVSVAAKRWNDEVRDEILSSRVEPTRKLASARPKVLLNASAVGFYGDHGDDEITEETAPVPDYFTHVCSRWEEATQEAVSSGGRVAFLRIGQVFARGGGVIESMLNPPQVPFSPWKLGLGGPLGNGRQWVPWVHRDDVLGLFTLALENPTVSGPLNAVAPNPVTGQVLADALGELLGKPARFPVPLFALKALVGEFADYLVASQRVIPQRALALGYSFRWPTLEAALADVIPSL